A window from Argopecten irradians isolate NY chromosome 3, Ai_NY, whole genome shotgun sequence encodes these proteins:
- the LOC138317743 gene encoding uncharacterized protein, which yields MDFAENFTCFSQNEVQAAHWAQNSVTLHPVIARYKCPECNDDIIEESIDVVSDDLTHDCHAVHVFTDKVFSYIKNTRQIDIERAIIISDGCAAKYKSKIPFMDVSCSMNDYDVSVERCYYGSRHGKNRCDGEAGVIKSNARRAVKSGAIIKDALTFFEVVKSLEKTPTGTQCKHSLRKIIFVHSHEIQRERPDRNAKTLAGTRKIHSLRGLSRGELATRRLSCFSEECVGLKYEKCLNTQHVDKWKTTKMKHILLKS from the coding sequence ATGGACTTTGCTGAAAACTTCACTTGCTTTTCACAAAATGAAGTCCAGGCTGCCCATTGGGCACAGAACTCAGTCACCCTTCATCCTGTAATTGCAAGATATAAATGTCCTGAATGCAATGATGACATCATTGAGGAAAGCATAGATGTCGTGTCTGATGACTTGACACATGACTGTCATGCAGTACATGTTTTTACAGACAAGGTTTTTTCATACATCAAGAATACCCGCCAGATAGATATAGAACGAGCCATAATTATAAGTGACGGATGTGCTGCCAAGTACAAGAGTAAAATTCCATTTATGGATGTCAGCTGCAGTATGAATGACTATGATGTCTCTGTGGAGCGTTGTTACTATGGATCGCGACATGGCAAAAATAGATGTGATGGAGAAGCTGGTGTCATTAAGTCAAATGCAAGACGAGCCGTAAAAAGCGGAGCCATCATCAAAGATGCCCTGACGTTTTTCGAGGTTGTTAAATCTCTTGAAAAAACCCCAACTGGAACCCAATGCAAACACAGCCTAaggaaaataatttttgttcatTCACATGAAATCCAGAGAGAGAGGCCAGACAGGAATGCAAAAACTTTGGCTGGAACAAGAAAAATCCATTCTCTTAGAGGACTGTCGAGAGGGGAACTAGCAACCCGGAGGTTATCATGCTTTAGTGAAGAATGTGTGGGCTTGAAGTACGAGAAGTGCTTGAATACTCAACATGTAGACAAATGGAAGACgacaaaaatgaaacatatcCTTTTAAAATCATAA
- the LOC138317744 gene encoding CD63 antigen-like, with translation MGACSGCGQIILVIINLIFALVGILLLTVGSIVKWGGNIMDDVLSDWYSNFRKALEEAGVDNSSIENFNIEEFMQDAAIAFIVVGIFFFLLGIIGCIGACCKVRCLLIVYSIIVVLVILVELTFVILLFTIRDDIDKWLKKPLEEAIADEYTGTNGTDAVTLGLNFIMSEFECCGVENFTEFNETATKWQKIVPNQVIPLICCRNATGDNFECLTSPNPGNSYSDKGCFSAIEDWVNDNANILIGSGAGVAAVEILLVLFACVVCARNKSSKRSEYEQY, from the exons ATGGGGGCGTGTAGCGGTTGTGGTCAAATCATCCTCGTCATCATCAATTTGATTTTCGCG TTGGTTGGTATTTTACTTTTGACTGTCGGCTCTATTGTGAAATGGGGCGGAAACATTATGGATGACGTCCTAAGCGACTGGTATAGCAACTTCCGGAAGGCACTAGAAGAAGCAGGGGTAGATAACTCCAGTATTGAAAACTTTAACATCGAAGAGTTCATGCAAGATGCTGCCATAGCTTTCATAGTGGTGGGGATATTTTTTTTCCTCCTAGGAATTATTGGCTGTATAGGGGCGTGCTGCAAGGTTCGGTGTTTACTCATTGTT TATTCCATCATCGTTGTGTTGGTTATTTTAGTGGAGTTAACATTCGTTATCCTGTTATTTACCATTCGGGATGAT ATAGATAAATGGCTAAAGAAACCACTCGAGGAAGCCATCGCTGACGAATACACTGGTACAAACGGCACGGACGCTGTTACACTTGGACTTAACTTTATCATGTCGGAG TTTGAATGCTGTGGAGTTGAAAACTTCACCGAATTCAATGAAACGGCaacaaaatggcagaaaattGTGCCGAATCAAGTGATACCTCTCATATGCTGTCGGAATGCTACCGGAGATAACTTTGAGTGCCTCACAAGCCCAAATCCGGGAAATTCCTACTCCGACAAG GGATGCTTCAGTGCTATAGAAGACTGGGTGAATGACAATGCTAACATCCTCATAGGATCTGGCGCCGGGGTAGCTGCTGTTGAG ATACTATTGGTGCTGTTTGCCTGTGTCGTTTGTGCCAGGAATAAATCTTCTAAGAGAAGTGAATACGAGCAGTATTAA